The following are from one region of the Spodoptera frugiperda isolate SF20-4 chromosome 20, AGI-APGP_CSIRO_Sfru_2.0, whole genome shotgun sequence genome:
- the LOC118262110 gene encoding collagen alpha-2(IV) chain isoform X37 gives MGPGTLFYFLAALAIIHASEDTPKTKPKDEFKALSEAREARQYDSYQGQPDNEVVVDIEDDEKKQYYETNYDTSAYGFGYDVGPNGQFHHENRGPDGVTYGCYGYLDPDNFLRATHYVADSHGYRVVEPEKPVEVFPDEKYEYDESTGQALNTRPGQIIPWEKLFFPKGCGRTPGGVPAKPLPKPTPKPPRPIDSSSETTNVKPVQSGQGPNGPYGPGSWQGQPGKPGTPGRPGTPGTPGTPGTPGSPGSPGTPGGPGGPGGPGGPGGPSGGYYPGSSGTPGTAGSPGTPGTPGSPGTPGGPGTPGTSGYPGTAGTPGTPGYPGTEGTPGTPGYPGTAGTPGTPGTPGYPGTEGTPGTPGYPGTAGTPGTPGYPGTEGTPGTPGTPGYPGTAGYPGTAGTPGTPGYPGTEGTPGTPGTPGYPGTEGTPGTPGTPGYPGTAGTPGYPGYYPGGSGGYYPGQPTAPGTDGYYPGQGSGPGGPLGPDGTYGPDGTYYPGTPGTPGTPGTPGSPGGPGGPGGPGGPGGPGGPGGPNGPNGPSNGGYYPGQPGRPGTPGSPGSPGTPGGPGGPGGPGGPGGPGGPNGPNGPSSGGYYPGQPGSPGTPGSPGSPGTPGGPGGPGGPGGPGGPGGPNGPNGPSSGGYYPGQPGSPGTPGSPGSPGTPGGPGGPGGPGGPGGPGGPNGPNGPSSGGYYPGQPGSPGTPGSPGSPGTPGGPGGPGGPGGPGGPGGPNGPNGPSSGGYYPGQPGSPGTPGSPGSPGTPGGPGGPGGPGGPGGPGGPNGPNGPSNGGYYPGQPGSPGSPGSPGSPGTPGGPGGPGGPGGPGGPGGPTDTTTYPGQSSGQPSQPGQPGYPGKPGQPGYPGQPGQPGQPGQPGQPGQGGQPGKPGQPGYPGQPGQPGYPGQPGQPGQPGQPGQGGQPGKPGQPGYPGQPGQPGYPGQPGQPGQGGQPGQPGQPGGPGQPGYPGQPGQPGQGGQPGKPGQPGYPGQPGQPGYPGQPGQPGQPGQGGQPGKPGQPGYPGQPGQPGYPGQPGQPGQPGQGGQPGKPGQPGYPGQPGQPGYPGQPGQPGQPGQGGQPGKPGQPGYPGQPGQPGYPGQPGQPGQPGQGGQPGKPGQPGYPGQPGYPGQPGQPGQPGQGGQPGKPGQPGYPGQPGQPGYPGQPGQPGQPGQGGQPGKPGQPGYPGQPGQPGYPGQPGQPGGPGQQGQPGYPGQPGQPGQGGQPGQPGQPGGPGQPGYPGQPGQPGKPGQPGQPGYPGQPGQPGQPGYPGQPGQPGQPGYPGQPGQPGQPGKPGQPGQPGYPGQPGQPGQPGQPGQPGYPEQPGQPGGPGRPEDLTKPGQPGYPGQQGQPGGPGQPGQPGYPGQPGKPGQPGQPGYPGQPGQPGYPGQPGQPGQPGQQGQPGQPGKPGQPGQPGYPGQPGKPGEPGQPGYPGQPGQPGKPGQPGQPGYPGQPGEPGQPGQPGQPGQPGYPGQPGQPGGPGQPGQPGYPGQPGQAGQPGQPGYPGQPGQPGYPGQQGQPGGPGQPGQPGTPGQPGQPGYPGQPGQPGEPGKPGQPGQPGQPGYPGQPGQPGYPGQQGQPGGPGQPGQPGYPGQPGQPGQPGQPGQPGYPGQPGQPGEPGKPGQPGQPGQPGYPGQPGQPGYPGQQGQPGGPGQPGQPGYPGQPGQPGQPGQPGQPGYPGQPGQPGYPGQQGQPGGPGQPGQPGYPGQPGQPGQPGQPGQPGYPGQPGQPGYPGQQGQPGGPGQPGQPGTPGQPGQPGYPGQPGQPGEPGKPGQPGQPGQPGYPGQPGQPGYPGQQGQPGGPGQPGQPGKPGQPGQPGQPGYPGQPGQPGYPGQQGQPGGPGQPGQPGKPGQPGQPGQPGYPGQPGQPGYPGQQGQPGGPGQPGQPGYPGQQGQPGGPGQPGQPGYPGQPGQPGEPGKPGQPGQPGQPGYPGQPGQPGQPGQSGGPGQPGQPGYPGQPGQPGGPGQPGQPGYPGQPGQPGYPGQPGQPGQPGHPGQPGYPGQPGQPGQPGYPGQPGQPGYPGQPGQPGQPGQPGYPGQPGQPGQPGYPGQPGQPGYPGQPGQPGQPGQPGYPGQPGQPGQPGQPGYPGQPGQPGYPGQPGQPGQPGYPGQPGQYPDSETAPSGTGVQPPATVPSHQMPPFPIYVIPYPLPIVPSPASCPCYLLKPGQNETNVQAQGPQATAPPHYQNQPQYPPYGIIGFVPVVFVPYCPGNASNMNSAQQNFPNAVPVQYSCNQCQASSDIYRYLGRLNGGRSTGFKDLKDLKDLKEIKSLTELDDLLKNQIKPLEKSMHTIAANPRVLAETNDKNEKKEKIETKTPRRRTRTGRTRVSKN, from the exons ATGGGGCCGGGAACACTCTTCTATTTcttg GCCGCGCTGGCTATAATACATGCCAGCGAGGATACGCCAAAGACAAAGCCAAAAGATGAATTCAAAGCATTATCCGAAGCGCGAGAAGCTCGCCAATATGACTCGTACCAGGGACAACCAGATAACGAAGTGGTCGTGGACATAGAGGACGATGAAAAGAAACAGTATTATGAAACCAATTACGACAcaa GTGCATACGGCTTCGGTTATGACGTCGGTCCAAATGGGCAGTTCCATCATGAGAACCGCGGTCCGGATGGCGTCACCTATGGTTGCTATGGTTACTTGGACCCAGATAACTTCCTTCGTGCTACTCACTACGTTGCTGACAGCCACGGATACAGAGTAGTGGAACCAGAGAAACCAGTCGAAGTATTCCCTGACGAGAAATATGAATACGATGAATC CACTGGACAGGCGTTAAACACTCGGCCCGGACAAATCATCCCCTGGGAGAAACTCTTCTTCCCCAAGGGATGCGGTCGTACTCCCGGTGGAGTTCCAGCCAAGCCTTTACCGAAACCTACGCCCAAACCACCTCGTCCCATAGACAGCAGTAGCGAGACCACGAATGTCAAACCTGTACAATCTGGACAAG gACCCAATGGACCTTACGGCCCTGGATCat GGCAAGGtcaaccaggcaagccaggaaCTCCCGGCAGGCCCGGTACTCCAGGTACTCCAGGCACCCCAGGAACCCCAGGCTCTCCCGGTTCTCCCGGCACACCAGGTGGACCAG GAGGTCCAGGTGGTCCCGGCGGCCCCGGTGGTCCATCAGGCGGCTACTACCCCGGCTCTAGTGGAACCCCAGGCACCGCTGGATCTCCAGGAACCCCAGGTACACCCGGTAGTCCCGGTACCCCCGGCGGCCCAGGTACTCCTGGGACCTCAGGTTACCCTGGCACAGCTGGTACCCCAGGTACACCTGGATACCCAGGCACAGAAGGAACCCCAGGTACACCTGGTTACCCAGGCACAGCTGGTACCCCAGGCACACCAGGTACACCTGGATATCCAGGTACAGAAGGCACCCCAGGAACACCTGGTTACCCAGGTACGGCAGGTACCCCAGGTACACCTGGTTACCCAGGCACAGAAGGAACTCCTGGCACTCCAGGTACACCTGGTTACCCAGGCACAGCTGGTTACCCAGGCACAGCTGGTACCCCAGGCACACCTGGTTACCCAGGCACAGAAGGAACCCCAGGAACACCAGGCACACCTGGTTACCCAGGCACAGAAGGAACCCCAGGCACACCAGGCACACCTGGATATCCAGGCACAGCAGGCACACCTGGTTACCCAGGATACTATCCCGGCG GCTCAGGTGGATATTACCCAGGACAACCAACTGCACCAG GCACAGACGGCTATTATCCAGGACAAGGTAGTGGACCAG GAGGACCATTAGGTCCTGATGGTACTTATGGTCCCGATGGTACCTACTACCCGGGCACTCCAGGAACACCAGGCACACCAGGCACACCAGGCAGCCCCGGCGGCCCTGGCGGCCCag GAGGTCCCGGAGGGCCCGGCGGTCCTGGAGGCCCCGGAGGACCTAATGGACCCAATGGCCCATCAAACGGCGGCTACTACCCAGGACAACCCGGCAGACCTGGCACTCCAGGCAGTCCAGGATCACCAGGTACTCCAGGAGGACCAGGAGGTCCAGGTGGACCAGGAGGTCCTGGAGGACCAGGAGGACCAAACGGACCCAATGGCCCTTCAAGCGGCGGATACTACCCAGGACAACCCGGCAGCCCTGGCACTCCAGGAAGCCCAGGATCACCAGGCACTCCAGGAGGACCAGGTGGACCAGGTGGACCAGGAGGTCCAGGAGGACCTGGTGGACCTAATGGACCCAATGGCCCTTCAAGCGGCGGCTACTACCCAGGACAACCCGGCAGCCCTGGCACTCCAGGCAGCCCAGGATCACCAGGCACTCCAGGAGGACCAGGAGGTCCGGGCGGACCAGGTGGCCCAGGAGGTCCCGGAGGGCCTAATGGACCCAATGGCCCTTCAAGCGGTGGCTACTACCCAGGACAACCCGGCAGCCCTGGCACTCCAGGCAGCCCAGGATCACCAGGCACTCCAGGAG GACCAGGAGGTCCGGGCGGGCCAGGTGGACCTGGAGGTCCCGGAGGGCCTAATGGACCCAATGGCCCTTCAAGCGGCGGATACTACCCAGGACAACCCGGCAGCCCTGGCACTCCAGGCAGCCCAGGATCACCAGGCACTCCAGGAGGTCCAGGAGGACCAGGTGGGCCAGGTGGACCAGGTGGCCCGGGAGGGCCAAACGGACCCAATGGCCCTTCGAACGGCGGATACTACCCAGGACAACCCGGCAGCCCCGGTTCACCAGGAAGCCCAGGATCACCAGGAACACCCG gtggTCCCGGAGGTCCAGGTGGTCCCGGTGGACCTGGAGGACCCGGTGGTCCCACCGACACAACAACTTATCCAGGACAATCAA GTGGCCAACCTAGTCAACCAGGACAGCCGGGATACCCAGGCAAACCAGGACAGCCTGGCTACCCAGGACAACCAGGACAACCAGGGCAACCAGGACAACCCGGACAGCCAGGACAAGGTGGCCAACCTGGTAAACCAGGACAGCCAGGATACCCAGGCCAACCAGGACAGCCAGGATACCCAGGACAACCAGGCCAACCAGGACAACCAGGACAGCCAGGACAAGGTGGTCAACCTGGTAAACCAGGACAGCCAGGATACCCAGGCCAACCAGGACAGCCTGGCTACCCAGGACAACCAGGACAACCAG gACAAGGAGGACAACCTGGTCAACCTGGACAGCCAGGTGGCCCAGGACAGCCAGGATACCCAGGACAACCAGGACAGCCAGGACAAGGTGGCCAACCTGGTAAACCAGGACAGCCAGGATACCCAGGACAACCAGGTCAGCCAGGATACCCAGGACAACCAGGACAACCCGGACAGCCAGGACAAGGTGGCCAACCTGGTAAACCAGGACAGCCAGGATACCCAGGCCAACCAGGACAGCCAGGATACCCAGGACAACCAGGACAACCCGGACAGCCAGGACAAGGTGGCCAACCTGGTAAACCAGGACAGCCAGGATACCCAGGCCAACCAGGACAGCCAGGATACCCAGGACAACCAGGACAACCCGGACAGCCAGGACAAGGTGGCCAACCTGGTAAACCAGGACAGCCAGGATACCCAGGCCAACCAGGACAGCCAGGATACCCAGGACAACCAGGACAACCCGGACAGCCAGGACAAGGTGGCCAACCTGGTAAACCAGGACAGCCAGGATACCCAGGACAACCAG GATACCCAGGACAACCAGGACAACCCGGACAGCCAGGACAAGGTGGCCAACCTGGTAAACCAGGACAGCCAGGATACCCAGGACAACCAGGACAGCCAGGATACCCAGGACAACCAGGACAACCCGGACAGCCAGGACAAGGTGGCCAACCTGGTAAACCAGGACAGCCAGGATACCCAGGTCAACCAGGACAGCCAGGCTACCCAGGACAACCAGGACAGCCAGGTGGCCCAGGACAGCAAGGACAACCGGGTTATCCAGGACAACCAG GACAACCAGGGCAAGGAGGACAACCTGGTCAACCTGGACAGCCAGGTGGCCCAGGACAGCCAGGATACCCAGGACAACCAGGTCAGCCCGGAAAACCGGGACAACCTGGGCAGCCAGGTTACCCAGGGCAGCCCGGTCAGCCAGGACAGCCAGGATACCCAGGGCAACCCGGTCAGCCAGGGCAGCCAGGATACCCAGGTCAACCAGGACAACCAGGTCAACCCGGAAAACCGGGACAACCCGGGCAGCCAGGATACCCAGGGCAACCCGGTCAGCCAGGACAGCCAGGACAACCAGGGCAGCCCGGATATCCAGAACAACCAGGACAGCCAG gaGGACCAGGACGTCCTGAAGACCTAACTAAACCAGGTCAGCCAGGATACCCAGGACAGCAAGGACAACCCGGTGGTCCAGGACAGCCAGGACAACCTGGATACCCAGGACAACCAG GTAAACCAGGACAACCTGGTCAACCAGGATATCCAGGACAGCCAGGACAGCCCGGATACCCGGGACAACCTGGTCAACCAGGACAGCCAGGTCAACAAGGACAACCAGGACAGCCTGGTAAACCAGGTCAGCCAGGCCAGCCAGGATATCCAGGACAACCTGGCAAACCAGGCGAACCAGGCCAACCAGGATACCCAGGACAACCAGGACAACCTGGCAAACCGGGTCAACCTGGCCAGCCAGGATACCCAGGACAAccag GTGAACCAGGCCAACCTGGTCAACCCGGACAGCCAGGACAACCAGGATACCCAGGACAGCCAGGACAACCCGGTGGTCCAGGTCAGCCAGGCCAACCAGGATACCCAGGACAGCCAGGTCAAGCAGGACAACCAGGTCAACCAGGATACCCCGGACAGCCCGGACAGCCAGGATACCCAGGACAGCAAGGACAACCTGGTGGCCCAGGACAGCCAGGGCAACCAGGTACACCAGGCCAGCCCGGCCAACCAGGATACCCAGGCCAACCAGGTCAACCAGGAGAACCTGGCAAACCAGGACAACCTGGCCAGCCAGGACAACCAGGATACCCAGGACAGCCCGGACAGCCAGGTTACCCTGGACAGCAAGGACAACCTGGTGGTCCAGGACAGCCAGGACAACCAGGATACCCAGGACAACCCGGACAACCAGGTCAACCAGGCCAGCCCGGCCAACCAGGATACCCAGGCCAACCAGGACAACCAGGAGAACCTGGCAAACCAGGACAACCTGGCCAGCCAGGACAACCAGGATACCCAGGACAGCCCGGACAGCCAGGTTACCCTGGACAGCAAGGACAACCTGGTGGTCCAGGACAGCCAGGACAACCAGGATACCCAGGACAACCCGGACAACCAGGTCAACCAGGCCAGCCCGGCCAACCAGGATACCCAGGCCAACCAGGTCAACCAGGATACCCAGGGCAACAAGGACAACCCGGTGGTCCAGGACAGCCAGGACAACCAGGATACCCAGGACAACCCGGACAACCAGGTCAACCAGGCCAGCCCGGCCAACCAGGATACCCAGGCCAACCAGGTCAACCAGGATACCCAGGGCAACAAGGACAACCCGGTGGTCCAGGACAACCCGGACAACCAGGTACACCAGGCCAGCCCGGCCAACCAGGATACCCAGGGCAGCCAGGTCAACCAGGAGAACCTGGTAAACCAGGACAACCCGGACAACCAGGTCAACCAGGATACCCCGGACAGCCCGGACAGCCAGGATACCCAGGACAGCAAGGACAACCCGGTGGTCCAGGACAACCCGGACAACCAGGTAAACCAGGACAACCCGGACAACCAGGTCAACCAGGATACCCCGGACAGCCCGGACAGCCAGGATACCCAGGACAGCAAGGACAACCCGGTGGTCCAGGACAGCCAGGGCAACCAGGAAAACCAG GACAACCCGGACAACCAGGTCAACCAGGATACCCCGGACAGCCCGGACAGCCAGGATACCCAGGACAGCAAGGACAGCCCGGTGGTCCAGGACAGCCAGGACAACCAG GATACCCAGGACAGCAAGGACAACCCGGTGGTCCAGGACAGCCAGGGCAACCAGGATACCCAGGCCAACCAGGTCAACCAGGAGAACCTGGCAAACCAGGACAGCCTGGCCAGCCAGGACAACCAGGATACCCAGGACAGCCCGGACAACCAGGACAACCAGGGCAATCAG GTGGCCCCGGACAACCAGGACAACCTGGATATCCAGGACAACCAGGACAGCCTGGAGGGCCTGGACAACCTGGACAACCGGGTTACCCAGGACAGCCCGGACAGCCGGGATACCCAGGACAGCCAGGTCAGCCAGGTCAACCTGGACACCCAGGGCAGCCGGGATACCCAGGACAACCAGGACAACCAGGACAGCCCGGATACCCAGGACAACCAGGACAGCCCGGATACCCAGGTCAGCCAGGACAACCAGGACAACCAGGACAGCCGGGATACCCAGGACAACCAGGACAACCAGGACAGCCGGGATACCCAGGACAACCAGGACAGCCGGGATACCCAGGTCAGCCAGGACAACCAGGACAACCAGGACAGCCGGGATACCCAGGTCAGCCAGGACAACCAGGACAACCAGGACAGCCGGGATACCCAGGACAGCCAGGACAACCAGGCTACCCCGGACAGCCAGGACAACCAGGACAGCCGGGATACCCAGGTCAACCAGGACAATACCCAG ATTCTGAAACGGCACCGTCTGGCACCGGAGTACAACCACCTGCCACTGTAC